From a region of the Tateyamaria omphalii genome:
- a CDS encoding carbohydrate ABC transporter permease — protein MTRDWWKHLVLILGAIIVLAPFYMMVSYSFKSPGEIDRGEGGFFGRQEMMIDPRCVALRQPDRADIEAARDRFPGQDDAGVQAALLAETEAACSMRPAVFNYTKAFTEAPLIRYLMNGVIVTVSIFLIQIVVALPAAYALAKLKFWGREAVFGLVLFCLLIPVHAIALPLYIMLAKLGLTNTYAALVVPWTISVFGIFLMRQFFMTVPDDLIDAARMDGMSEFAIVWRVMLPTAIPALLAFAIFSIVAHWNDYFWPRIVVTGNRDLFTPPLGLREFKGDGDGSFFGPMMATATVIVTPLIVAFLIAQRRFIEGITLSGMK, from the coding sequence ATGACACGCGACTGGTGGAAACATCTGGTGCTGATCCTTGGCGCGATCATCGTGCTGGCGCCGTTTTACATGATGGTCAGCTATTCCTTCAAAAGCCCGGGCGAGATTGACCGGGGCGAAGGTGGTTTTTTCGGGCGGCAGGAGATGATGATCGACCCGCGCTGTGTCGCCCTGCGCCAGCCGGACCGCGCGGATATCGAGGCGGCGCGCGACCGCTTTCCCGGCCAGGACGACGCCGGTGTTCAGGCCGCATTGCTGGCCGAGACGGAGGCGGCATGTTCCATGCGCCCCGCCGTCTTCAACTACACCAAGGCGTTCACCGAGGCGCCGCTGATCCGCTATCTGATGAATGGTGTGATCGTCACGGTTTCGATCTTTCTGATCCAGATCGTCGTGGCGCTGCCCGCCGCCTATGCGCTGGCCAAGCTGAAGTTCTGGGGGCGCGAGGCCGTTTTTGGTCTGGTGCTGTTCTGCCTGCTGATCCCGGTCCATGCGATTGCGCTGCCGTTGTACATCATGCTGGCCAAGCTGGGGCTGACCAACACCTATGCGGCGCTGGTCGTGCCGTGGACCATATCGGTCTTTGGCATTTTCCTGATGCGCCAGTTTTTCATGACCGTGCCGGATGACCTGATTGATGCGGCCCGCATGGACGGGATGAGCGAGTTCGCCATTGTCTGGCGCGTGATGCTGCCCACAGCCATTCCGGCGCTGCTGGCCTTTGCCATTTTCAGCATCGTGGCCCATTGGAACGACTATTTCTGGCCGCGCATCGTGGTCACCGGCAACAGAGATCTGTTCACGCCGCCGCTGGGTCTGCGCGAATTCAAAGGGGACGGGGACGGGTCGTTCTTTGGCCCTATGATGGCCACCGCCACCGTCATCGTCACACCGCTGATCGTCGCGTTTTTGATCGCACAGCGCCGTTTTATCGAGGGGATCACGCTGTCTGGAATGAAGTAA
- a CDS encoding ABC transporter substrate-binding protein, translated as MKMTVTAMVLALSAGAVFAEDKVTIEFAYPYSHLFDVTYEAMMPAFREAHPNIEVKFRATYESYEDGTNTVLREAVAGNLPDVTMQGLNRQAPLIDKGIAQSLEPFIAAEADFEKDGYHDAMLSLSTFDDTVYGLPFSVSLPVGYYNMDILREGGIEALPQTWDEVIAACKTMKANGIDNPIFWGWNITGNWFMQALLWSQDKAIVENGTVTLDSPETLVALEQMQEIFAECEMKNLEWKAALASFSAGEIGMMFWSTSALGAVERSQGDFELVTGPFPGLDGAPMGLPAGGNAAMLTSTSDDPAVRDAAWTWLKYITSGDGAAEVAKTTGYMPPNKAANEIILANFYEQNPNKQTAVDQLPLLRDWLAYPGENGLAITQVIYDSIERIVTGDATDMEELQQEMVEEVADLLPNG; from the coding sequence ATGAAAATGACCGTAACTGCAATGGTGCTGGCCCTGTCCGCCGGTGCCGTGTTCGCCGAGGACAAGGTGACCATCGAGTTTGCCTATCCCTACAGCCACCTGTTTGACGTGACCTATGAGGCGATGATGCCCGCCTTCAGAGAGGCGCATCCGAATATCGAGGTGAAGTTTCGCGCCACATACGAATCCTACGAGGACGGCACCAACACGGTTCTGCGCGAGGCGGTGGCCGGGAACCTTCCTGATGTCACCATGCAGGGTCTGAACCGTCAGGCCCCCCTGATCGACAAGGGCATCGCGCAGTCGCTTGAGCCGTTCATCGCCGCCGAGGCGGATTTCGAGAAAGACGGGTATCACGACGCGATGCTGTCGCTGTCGACCTTTGACGACACGGTGTACGGCCTGCCGTTTTCGGTGTCGCTGCCGGTGGGATACTACAACATGGACATCCTGCGCGAAGGCGGGATCGAGGCATTGCCGCAAACATGGGACGAGGTCATCGCCGCCTGCAAGACCATGAAGGCCAATGGTATCGACAACCCGATTTTCTGGGGATGGAACATCACCGGCAACTGGTTCATGCAGGCCCTGCTGTGGAGCCAAGACAAGGCCATTGTCGAGAACGGCACCGTGACCCTGGACAGCCCAGAGACGCTGGTGGCACTGGAGCAGATGCAGGAGATCTTTGCCGAGTGCGAGATGAAGAACCTGGAGTGGAAAGCGGCACTTGCGTCCTTTTCTGCGGGCGAGATCGGCATGATGTTCTGGTCCACCTCTGCCTTGGGCGCGGTTGAGCGGTCCCAGGGTGATTTCGAGTTGGTCACCGGCCCGTTTCCGGGACTTGACGGCGCCCCCATGGGTCTGCCTGCCGGTGGGAATGCGGCGATGCTGACCTCGACCTCGGATGATCCGGCGGTGCGCGACGCGGCGTGGACCTGGTTGAAATACATCACCTCCGGGGATGGTGCCGCCGAAGTGGCCAAGACCACCGGCTACATGCCCCCCAACAAGGCCGCGAACGAGATCATTCTGGCCAATTTCTACGAGCAGAACCCCAACAAGCAGACGGCTGTGGATCAGTTGCCGCTGCTGCGCGACTGGCTGGCCTATCCCGGTGAGAACGGGCTGGCGATCACGCAGGTGATCTATGACAGCATCGAGCGCATCGTGACGGGTGACGCCACCGATATGGAAGAGCTGCAGCA